In Bdellovibrio sp. GT3, one genomic interval encodes:
- a CDS encoding sigma-54-dependent transcriptional regulator, protein MTALSTKILIIDDEAPIRDVLSASLKDEGYQVFLAHDGESGLQAIKDVQPDVVFQDIWMPGNIDGIEVLTRARKEFPNVEFVMISGHGTIETAVKATKLGAWDFIEKPLSMDKILIVISNILSYQQQKEEKALLLNKLRKSIALVGEAPTIVETKQVIARVAPTNSWVLIQGEAGTGKELVAQNIHYLSARASRPFVEINCGGIPEDLLESEIFGIEKGAMPGVDRTKKGKLDLAFGGTLYIAEISEMTKDAQAKLLTYLDEKKYRRVGGSEVIQNDVRIIAASSKDLDKEVKEGRFREDLYYRLNVIPFRVPALREHPEDIPVLVSYFSDNVSRESGFPKKAISEQAMNKMLAYQWTGNVRELKNFIERVYILTPGEFVDVHDLRFAGLIDKGDEQGFEMQDLSTFREARAQFEKEYLLRKINENGGNISKTAEVIGLERSYLHRKIKAYGIDTKDN, encoded by the coding sequence ATGACGGCTCTATCTACAAAAATTCTGATTATTGATGACGAAGCTCCCATTCGTGATGTGCTTTCAGCTTCTTTGAAGGATGAAGGCTATCAGGTATTCCTGGCACATGATGGTGAGTCCGGATTGCAGGCGATCAAAGATGTTCAGCCCGATGTTGTATTCCAGGATATTTGGATGCCCGGAAACATTGACGGTATCGAGGTTCTGACTCGTGCTCGCAAGGAATTCCCGAACGTTGAGTTCGTGATGATTTCTGGTCATGGAACGATCGAAACAGCAGTTAAGGCGACGAAGCTGGGCGCTTGGGATTTCATCGAAAAACCACTGTCCATGGATAAAATCCTGATCGTGATTTCCAATATCCTCAGTTACCAACAGCAAAAAGAGGAAAAAGCTCTTTTGCTTAACAAACTTCGCAAGTCGATTGCCCTGGTGGGCGAGGCTCCGACAATCGTTGAAACCAAGCAGGTTATTGCCCGTGTGGCGCCTACGAACTCTTGGGTTTTGATCCAAGGGGAGGCGGGCACTGGTAAGGAGCTTGTGGCTCAAAACATTCATTATCTTAGCGCTCGTGCAAGCCGTCCATTCGTTGAAATCAACTGTGGCGGTATCCCTGAAGACCTTCTGGAATCCGAAATTTTCGGTATCGAAAAAGGTGCGATGCCGGGCGTGGATCGTACAAAAAAAGGAAAGTTGGATCTGGCTTTTGGCGGTACTTTGTACATCGCGGAAATCAGCGAAATGACCAAGGACGCTCAGGCTAAACTTCTGACGTATCTGGATGAGAAAAAATACCGCCGTGTCGGTGGTTCCGAAGTTATCCAGAACGACGTACGCATTATTGCAGCGTCCTCCAAGGATCTGGATAAAGAAGTTAAAGAAGGTCGTTTCCGCGAGGATCTGTATTACCGTCTGAACGTCATTCCATTCCGTGTGCCGGCACTTCGCGAGCACCCTGAAGATATTCCGGTCCTGGTTTCTTATTTCTCAGATAATGTTTCTCGCGAAAGCGGTTTCCCGAAAAAGGCGATCAGCGAGCAGGCGATGAACAAGATGCTGGCCTACCAATGGACCGGCAACGTTCGTGAGCTTAAGAATTTCATCGAGCGCGTTTACATCCTGACTCCAGGGGAGTTCGTCGATGTCCACGATCTGCGTTTTGCGGGATTGATCGACAAAGGTGATGAACAAGGATTTGAAATGCAGGATCTTTCCACGTTCCGTGAGGCCCGAGCTCAGTTCGAGAAAGAATACCTGCTTCGCAAGATCAACGAGAACGGTGGCAATATTTCCAAAACCGCTGAAGTCATCGGTCTTGAAAGAAGTTACCTTCACAGAAAAATTAAAGCCTACGGCATAGATACAAAAGACAATTAG
- a CDS encoding sensor histidine kinase: MSETSGDDFLPHGPGEHKKRRREIFIVLVVSFLFVLLTWFEIRLFATSQQLPFVHSIFFFGLVNFNIILLLLLLFMIFRNIVKVFVERQGKLFGSSLKAKLIAAFVAFSFVPTVLMFIISVFYINSSFDKWFSVKMAGVLKSSIEVTNAYYFNAKKKNYHFAHQIADAVRPLNNSNDVKRKVEQLRKEFSLDAVEYYPSLFGKRVVVAAEDDTVPTVPAVSLEFLQKGIKVQAEASIIHQFGDGNLVRVIVPVKEGADKGAIVVSSFLPLSLVSKMDDISTAYDEFRDINPLEYPLKSIYLIILVLMTFVILLAATWFGFYLAKQLSIPIVQLGRATRRVAGGDYTPLQIKSGSEEINDLISSFNQMTVTLENTLEELDQHARYTDTVLRNVNTGVISVDQSGRISTINRHAAQLLKVDAERYIGKSVRELLTLEYFRTFAELLKTMQDHKIESIQKEFRLNVQGEAVPLQMSLSILKDEKGEAVGKVLVFDDMTPIVNAQRSAAWTEVARRIAHEIKNPLTPIKLSAERLQRKFGATITDPAFSECTTMIVKQVDGLKNLVNEFSNFARLPQARPVVANFNSVIEESLALYRQAHPQVRFDFLPDADLPEFKFDPDQFRRVLVNLVENAVAAVAKEPQPIVQIVTRYDKDIKTMRMTVADNGDGVSPEQRNRIFEPYYSTKEGGTGLGLPIVKRIIEDHNGFIRATANEPKGLKLVIEIPVNEVGAWKPAEE; encoded by the coding sequence GTGAGCGAAACTTCAGGTGATGATTTTCTTCCACATGGTCCCGGGGAACACAAAAAAAGAAGACGCGAGATCTTCATCGTTCTTGTCGTCTCTTTTTTGTTCGTCCTGCTGACCTGGTTTGAAATCAGACTGTTTGCAACCAGCCAACAACTTCCGTTCGTTCATAGTATATTTTTCTTCGGTCTGGTGAACTTCAACATCATCCTGTTGTTGTTGCTTCTGTTCATGATCTTCAGAAACATTGTGAAGGTCTTCGTCGAACGGCAGGGCAAGCTGTTTGGAAGCAGTTTGAAGGCCAAACTGATCGCTGCGTTCGTGGCATTCAGTTTCGTTCCCACCGTACTAATGTTCATCATTTCGGTGTTTTACATCAATTCCAGTTTCGACAAGTGGTTCAGCGTGAAGATGGCCGGAGTATTGAAAAGCTCCATTGAAGTCACGAATGCCTATTATTTCAACGCCAAGAAAAAGAACTATCACTTTGCGCATCAGATTGCTGACGCTGTTCGTCCGTTGAATAATTCCAATGATGTCAAACGCAAGGTCGAGCAACTCCGCAAGGAGTTCAGTCTGGATGCTGTGGAATATTACCCATCGTTATTCGGCAAAAGAGTCGTCGTTGCCGCAGAGGATGACACCGTTCCAACGGTTCCTGCCGTGTCCTTGGAGTTCCTGCAAAAAGGTATCAAAGTGCAGGCGGAAGCCTCGATTATCCATCAGTTCGGGGATGGAAATCTGGTGCGCGTGATCGTGCCGGTCAAAGAGGGCGCTGATAAGGGCGCCATTGTCGTTTCCAGTTTTCTGCCGCTTTCATTGGTTAGTAAAATGGATGACATTTCCACGGCCTACGATGAGTTTCGTGATATCAATCCCCTGGAGTATCCGCTTAAATCCATTTACCTGATTATTCTGGTTCTGATGACCTTCGTGATCCTGTTGGCGGCCACCTGGTTTGGATTTTATCTGGCCAAACAGCTTTCCATACCGATTGTGCAGTTGGGGCGGGCGACCCGCCGGGTTGCTGGCGGGGACTACACCCCTTTGCAGATCAAATCAGGGTCTGAGGAAATCAACGACCTGATTTCAAGTTTCAATCAGATGACAGTGACCCTGGAAAACACACTTGAAGAGCTGGATCAGCATGCTCGTTATACGGATACGGTCTTGCGTAACGTAAATACGGGTGTGATCTCCGTGGATCAGTCGGGCCGCATTTCAACGATCAATCGCCATGCGGCTCAGCTTTTGAAGGTCGATGCCGAACGCTACATCGGGAAATCCGTGCGTGAACTTCTGACCTTGGAGTACTTCCGTACTTTTGCGGAACTCCTGAAGACCATGCAGGATCATAAAATTGAAAGTATTCAAAAAGAATTCCGCCTGAATGTTCAGGGTGAGGCTGTTCCGTTGCAAATGAGCCTTTCGATCCTTAAAGACGAAAAAGGTGAGGCTGTCGGTAAAGTTCTGGTATTTGATGACATGACACCGATCGTGAATGCGCAACGATCAGCGGCTTGGACCGAAGTGGCCCGCCGTATCGCTCATGAAATTAAAAACCCTCTGACTCCGATCAAGCTTTCCGCAGAACGCCTGCAACGAAAATTTGGTGCCACAATCACAGATCCGGCATTCAGTGAATGTACAACGATGATTGTTAAGCAGGTTGATGGCTTGAAAAATCTGGTAAATGAATTCAGTAACTTTGCACGCTTGCCGCAGGCTCGTCCGGTGGTGGCGAATTTCAACTCGGTCATTGAGGAGTCTTTGGCTTTATATCGTCAGGCCCATCCCCAGGTTCGTTTCGACTTCCTGCCCGATGCGGATCTGCCTGAATTTAAGTTTGATCCGGACCAATTCCGCCGTGTACTGGTGAATCTGGTGGAAAATGCTGTGGCGGCTGTGGCTAAAGAACCACAGCCGATTGTCCAAATAGTCACAAGATATGACAAAGACATTAAAACAATGCGCATGACGGTGGCAGACAATGGAGACGGAGTGTCACCAGAGCAAAGAAACCGAATTTTTGAACCGTACTACTCTACAAAAGAGGGCGGAACTGGTTTAGGCTTACCTATCGTGAAAAGAATCATCGAGGACCACAATGGCTTCATTCGCGCGACTGCAAATGAGCCCAAAGGTCTGAAGTTGGTAATTGAAATCCCTGTAAACGAAGTGGGCGCTTGGAAGCCCGCTGAAGAATAA
- the ribH gene encoding 6,7-dimethyl-8-ribityllumazine synthase — protein sequence MANIKVGVVTARWNSEITQKLEEGAISYLESCEGVEIYAALVPGAVEIPLACQAFLDAGCDGVVALGAVIRGETSHYDYVCNSVTDGLTRLMLDYKKPIGFGVLTTENEEQAMARTGSAEHMNKGEESAQVVMEMIGLVGEIPATLKTAKLLAAMPAPKAKAAKAAKAAKAPKKAPAKAKKPAKKSKK from the coding sequence ATGGCAAACATCAAAGTTGGTGTGGTAACAGCACGTTGGAATTCAGAAATCACTCAAAAGCTTGAAGAGGGCGCAATCTCTTATCTGGAGTCATGTGAGGGTGTTGAAATCTATGCAGCACTTGTTCCGGGTGCAGTTGAAATTCCATTGGCTTGCCAAGCGTTCCTGGATGCTGGTTGCGACGGTGTTGTGGCGTTGGGTGCTGTTATTCGTGGGGAAACTTCTCACTATGATTATGTCTGCAACTCAGTCACAGATGGTCTGACTCGCTTGATGTTGGACTATAAGAAACCAATCGGTTTCGGTGTGTTGACGACTGAAAATGAAGAGCAGGCAATGGCTCGTACGGGCAGTGCTGAACACATGAACAAGGGCGAGGAATCAGCTCAAGTTGTTATGGAAATGATCGGCCTTGTTGGTGAAATTCCAGCAACATTGAAAACTGCCAAATTGTTGGCGGCTATGCCTGCGCCAAAAGCAAAAGCGGCAAAGGCAGCAAAAGCAGCGAAAGCTCCAAAGAAAGCTCCTGCTAAGGCAAAAAAACCAGCGAAAAAAAGCAAAAAGTAA
- the proS gene encoding proline--tRNA ligase, producing the protein MSDTAIKPTRSENYPEWYQQVITAADMAENSPVRGCMVIKPWGYAVWENMQAVLDRMFKDTGHVNAYFPLLIPLSFLEKEAEHVEGFAKECAVVTHHRLKGDGNGKLVPDGELEEPLIIRPTSETIIGHQFAKWVKSYRDLPVLINQWCNVMRWEMRTRMFLRTAEFLWQEGHTVHATAKEAQDETLQMLDCYADFAENYMAMPVIKGMKTSDERFPGAVDTYTIEALMQDKKALQAGTSHFLGQNFAKASGIKYLSAEGKEETAWTTSWGVSTRLIGGLIMTHSDDNGFVVPPRIAPLHVVIVPIYRNDAEKAQVLEFVNSLAKDVKAQSFSGGNIRVKVDDRDIRGGDKAWQYIKQGVPVRVEVGPRDMAKGEVFVGRRDKGPKEKYGQARDAFVSGISALLQEMQDGLFEKAKAFRDSNIKKITDLKEFETYFKGEENSAPGFALVPWCEEGIGHALLGALKVTPRCAPLSQEPVSGNCIFSGKPATKWVLFAKSY; encoded by the coding sequence ATGTCAGATACAGCAATTAAACCAACCCGTTCCGAAAACTACCCAGAGTGGTATCAACAAGTTATCACAGCAGCTGATATGGCCGAAAACTCTCCGGTCCGTGGTTGCATGGTGATCAAACCCTGGGGCTACGCTGTATGGGAAAACATGCAGGCTGTATTGGATCGCATGTTTAAAGATACAGGTCACGTTAACGCCTACTTCCCATTGCTAATCCCACTCAGCTTCCTGGAAAAAGAAGCTGAGCACGTTGAAGGCTTTGCCAAAGAGTGCGCAGTTGTTACTCACCACCGCTTGAAAGGCGATGGCAACGGCAAACTGGTTCCAGATGGCGAACTGGAAGAGCCTCTTATCATCCGTCCAACGTCTGAAACGATCATTGGTCACCAATTCGCAAAATGGGTGAAGTCCTACCGTGACCTTCCGGTTTTGATTAATCAATGGTGTAACGTGATGAGATGGGAAATGCGCACGCGCATGTTCCTAAGAACGGCGGAGTTCTTGTGGCAAGAAGGCCATACAGTTCACGCAACGGCAAAGGAAGCCCAAGATGAAACTTTGCAGATGTTGGATTGTTATGCTGACTTCGCAGAAAATTATATGGCAATGCCAGTTATCAAAGGCATGAAGACTTCTGACGAGCGTTTCCCGGGTGCGGTTGACACGTACACGATCGAAGCTCTTATGCAGGATAAAAAAGCCCTTCAAGCGGGGACGTCTCATTTCTTGGGTCAAAACTTCGCAAAAGCTTCTGGCATCAAATACCTAAGCGCTGAGGGCAAAGAGGAAACAGCTTGGACGACATCGTGGGGTGTCTCCACTCGCCTTATCGGTGGTCTGATCATGACTCATTCAGACGATAATGGCTTCGTGGTGCCGCCAAGAATTGCTCCGTTGCACGTGGTGATCGTGCCGATTTACCGCAACGACGCTGAAAAAGCGCAAGTATTGGAGTTCGTAAATAGCCTGGCAAAAGACGTGAAAGCTCAAAGCTTCAGCGGTGGCAATATCCGTGTGAAAGTCGACGATCGCGATATCCGTGGTGGCGATAAAGCATGGCAATACATCAAGCAAGGTGTTCCAGTTCGCGTAGAAGTAGGTCCTCGTGACATGGCTAAAGGCGAAGTGTTCGTCGGTCGCCGTGACAAAGGCCCGAAAGAAAAATACGGCCAGGCACGCGATGCTTTCGTTTCAGGAATCAGTGCACTTCTTCAAGAGATGCAAGACGGCCTGTTCGAAAAAGCCAAAGCCTTCCGTGACAGCAACATCAAAAAAATCACAGACCTTAAAGAGTTCGAAACGTACTTCAAAGGCGAAGAAAATTCTGCTCCAGGTTTCGCATTGGTTCCTTGGTGTGAAGAGGGTATCGGTCATGCCTTGCTTGGAGCTTTGAAGGTCACTCCACGTTGTGCTCCTTTAAGCCAGGAGCCAGTTTCCGGGAATTGCATATTCTCCGGAAAACCAGCAACTAAATGGGTTCTTTTCGCGAAATCATACTAA
- a CDS encoding DUF1328 domain-containing protein: MLRAAIAFFILAIVAFVLGANGIAGMSMEIGRILLIVFLVLAVISFFVNMIGRKGPR, translated from the coding sequence ATGTTACGGGCTGCAATCGCATTTTTCATCTTAGCCATCGTCGCATTTGTTCTTGGAGCAAATGGTATTGCAGGAATGTCCATGGAGATCGGCCGAATCCTGCTGATCGTGTTCCTGGTATTGGCAGTTATCAGTTTCTTCGTGAATATGATTGGCAGGAAGGGTCCTAGGTAG
- a CDS encoding L,D-transpeptidase, whose translation MKTLALSLLLLVSGTSPGLFASDEFSINPPSPEYSQPLDDLMTTDEIANEIGAPRTEMRAPVIDPEIIAFQDGIDVYKEYAIVLRINKAAIGPAAQQMQVVENGVLIANWLVSTGREKYEKAKSGRWYWTVTPTGTFTPYKLVLKHYSYTWKANMEFAMFFNGGVAVHATTPDHYAELGKRASGGCVRLHRDNALVIWNKVTAQPKKLVPLFNENGRVARDVNGNPIRVMGWNTLIIVENK comes from the coding sequence ATGAAAACCTTAGCTTTATCCTTGTTGTTGCTCGTTTCAGGTACTTCCCCAGGTTTGTTCGCATCCGATGAGTTCTCCATCAACCCACCATCGCCGGAATACTCCCAACCCCTTGATGATTTGATGACCACGGACGAAATCGCCAATGAAATAGGAGCGCCTCGCACCGAGATGCGCGCCCCGGTGATTGACCCCGAAATCATCGCCTTTCAGGACGGAATTGATGTCTATAAGGAATATGCAATCGTTCTGCGAATCAATAAGGCAGCGATCGGTCCCGCTGCTCAGCAAATGCAAGTGGTGGAAAATGGCGTGCTGATCGCCAACTGGCTGGTGTCTACGGGTCGTGAAAAATACGAAAAAGCGAAAAGTGGCCGCTGGTATTGGACGGTGACTCCGACGGGAACTTTCACTCCGTACAAATTGGTCCTAAAACACTACTCCTATACATGGAAAGCCAATATGGAGTTTGCAATGTTCTTTAATGGGGGCGTCGCAGTCCATGCCACGACTCCTGATCACTACGCAGAGTTAGGTAAGCGTGCTTCCGGAGGCTGTGTCCGCCTTCACCGGGACAATGCTTTGGTCATCTGGAATAAAGTCACAGCTCAGCCTAAAAAACTTGTGCCGCTGTTTAATGAAAACGGACGGGTGGCTCGTGACGTGAATGGAAATCCAATCCGTGTCATGGGTTGGAACACTCTGATTATTGTTGAAAACAAATGA
- a CDS encoding riboflavin synthase — MFSGIVESVMPIESSEELQNAYRVKIKKPSEFNDLKLGDSIACDGVCLTVEAFDEQQMTFALAAETIKILDWNPSRWIGKKVNLERSLRFGDRIHGHLVTGHVDSLGSVTRAELVGESFFLDVKVQDTILPYVWKKGSITLNGVSLTVNELSKHTVSVCLIPETLKRTNLGDLKIGSKINVEPDYMARAIQRSLEVKKDQ, encoded by the coding sequence ATGTTTTCTGGAATTGTTGAATCTGTCATGCCGATTGAGAGCTCGGAAGAGCTGCAAAACGCCTATCGTGTAAAAATTAAAAAACCTTCTGAATTCAATGATTTAAAGCTTGGGGATAGCATCGCTTGCGATGGTGTTTGCCTGACGGTGGAAGCCTTTGACGAACAGCAAATGACGTTCGCGCTGGCAGCGGAAACAATCAAGATTCTTGATTGGAACCCTTCCAGGTGGATTGGCAAAAAGGTCAATTTAGAGAGATCTTTGCGTTTTGGGGACCGTATTCACGGTCATTTGGTAACGGGCCATGTTGATAGTTTGGGCTCTGTGACAAGAGCTGAACTGGTGGGGGAGTCTTTCTTTTTGGACGTCAAAGTTCAGGATACGATCCTTCCCTATGTTTGGAAAAAAGGCAGTATCACCCTGAATGGCGTCAGCCTTACGGTCAATGAACTTAGCAAGCACACAGTCTCTGTGTGCTTGATCCCGGAAACTCTGAAAAGAACAAATCTGGGTGACTTGAAAATCGGAAGCAAAATCAATGTTGAGCCGGACTATATGGCTCGCGCGATCCAACGTTCTTTGGAAGTTAAGAAGGACCAGTAA
- a CDS encoding sigma-54 interaction domain-containing protein, protein MQEGRDIIAESPAFLSALTLARRVADSCSNILITGESGTGKEIIAKHIHELSTRRTRNFVAINCASIPDHLLESELFGYARGAFTGAVATKTGLFEEAEGGTLFLDEIADMDFGLQAKLLRVLQERKIKRLGENALRQINIRVIAATHQNLQRAVQMKKFREDLFFRLNVISINVPSLRERGEDIPPLAHHFVKKFSTVNAKKILGLTPAAIQYLVSQKWPGNVRELENRIERAVVLAANSHIEVEDLHPEANEIQNQKKNTLKFLREQLREDICRVLSIEEMNDLYIEYVLALNKGAKEKTARDLGIDRKTLYRKLGKRHSSL, encoded by the coding sequence ATGCAAGAGGGTCGAGACATCATCGCTGAAAGTCCCGCCTTCTTGTCTGCTTTGACACTGGCCCGTCGAGTGGCCGACAGCTGTTCGAATATCCTTATCACGGGCGAAAGCGGCACCGGCAAAGAAATCATCGCAAAACATATTCATGAACTCAGCACCCGCCGCACCCGCAACTTCGTCGCCATTAATTGCGCATCCATTCCCGATCACCTTCTGGAGTCAGAACTGTTTGGTTATGCCCGTGGAGCATTCACCGGCGCGGTTGCCACCAAGACCGGGCTATTTGAAGAAGCCGAAGGCGGCACGCTGTTTCTGGACGAAATTGCAGATATGGATTTTGGTCTGCAAGCGAAGCTACTGCGAGTTCTGCAGGAACGAAAAATAAAACGTCTTGGCGAAAACGCACTTCGCCAGATCAATATCCGGGTGATTGCCGCCACCCACCAAAATCTGCAGCGGGCTGTTCAAATGAAAAAGTTCCGTGAGGATCTTTTTTTTCGACTGAATGTTATCTCGATCAATGTTCCGTCCTTGCGCGAACGCGGTGAAGACATCCCTCCCCTGGCGCATCACTTCGTGAAAAAGTTCTCTACGGTGAATGCCAAAAAAATTCTGGGACTGACTCCTGCTGCGATTCAGTATCTTGTTTCACAAAAATGGCCCGGGAACGTTCGCGAATTGGAAAATCGCATCGAGCGCGCCGTTGTCCTTGCAGCAAACTCCCATATCGAAGTTGAAGATCTTCACCCGGAAGCCAATGAAATCCAAAACCAAAAGAAAAACACGCTGAAGTTCCTGAGAGAACAATTGCGCGAAGATATTTGCCGTGTTCTGTCCATCGAGGAAATGAACGATCTCTATATCGAATATGTTCTGGCATTAAACAAAGGCGCCAAGGAAAAAACCGCGCGCGATCTGGGAATAGACAGAAAAACCCTTTACAGAAAACTTGGCAAAAGACACTCGTCTTTGTGA
- the pyrF gene encoding orotidine-5'-phosphate decarboxylase codes for MNKNLRSHPMKNPLILALDVDTRDQALKIADLVGDIVGGIKVGPRLCLRYGLDFVQELAQRAPIFMDNKHFDIPSTMEAAVRASFDAGASLVTVHALSGAEALKRVAAVEAELNKQRPFRVLAVTILTSWDQSSVPEVMRSQPISQHVTELASLVQNSGVNGVVCSPHELDLLQNRGLYLVTPGIRFSMNDSGDQKRIMGPQEALEKGASALVVGRPILEAKDIKQAANQFVMAMYEKE; via the coding sequence ATGAATAAAAACCTGCGCTCTCATCCCATGAAAAATCCATTAATTCTTGCGCTTGATGTGGATACCCGCGATCAGGCATTGAAAATCGCGGATCTTGTCGGCGATATCGTCGGCGGAATCAAAGTCGGCCCTCGTCTGTGCCTGCGCTACGGGTTGGATTTTGTCCAGGAGCTTGCTCAAAGAGCTCCCATCTTTATGGATAACAAACATTTTGATATTCCCTCGACGATGGAGGCGGCCGTTCGCGCGAGCTTTGATGCCGGAGCCTCTTTGGTGACAGTGCATGCTCTAAGCGGGGCGGAGGCACTTAAAAGAGTTGCAGCTGTCGAGGCGGAGCTTAATAAACAGCGTCCCTTCCGTGTTCTCGCGGTCACGATTTTGACTTCCTGGGATCAAAGCTCCGTGCCGGAAGTGATGAGATCTCAGCCGATCTCTCAACACGTGACCGAATTGGCGAGTTTGGTTCAGAACTCAGGGGTGAATGGCGTGGTCTGCTCTCCGCATGAACTGGACCTTTTACAAAATCGCGGTCTCTATCTTGTCACGCCGGGAATTCGCTTTAGTATGAACGACTCTGGCGATCAAAAGCGAATTATGGGTCCGCAGGAAGCACTTGAAAAGGGTGCTTCCGCTCTTGTGGTGGGTCGTCCGATTTTAGAGGCAAAAGATATCAAGCAAGCTGCAAATCAATTTGTGATGGCGATGTATGAAAAAGAATAA
- the ribB gene encoding 3,4-dihydroxy-2-butanone-4-phosphate synthase produces MEFNTIPEILDDVRAGKIVILVDDEDRENEGDLILATDHVNAQSINFMISEARGLVCLCMTPQQMDRLQLPLMVRDEYNYAPNKTAFTVSIEAAEGISTGISAADRAHTCKVAANPHAKPADVHMPGHIFPIRAQHGGVLKRAGHTEASVDLARMAGLNPAAVICEVMNADGSMARVPDLKEFAKKHGLKIGTIVDLIAYRLANETLVEELASIPLPASFGEGYQARVFRSTVDGLEHLVIQKGEIVKDEPALIRVHVDNFTRDFMSVVQRGASSVVESLKMIEEAGRGAFVLLRGNNRVHGLTQELQALVGMEDLRPSTPLMDERDYGIGAQILREIGANKIRLITNKPEKKVGLKAFDLEIVEIVAIENLKGAQ; encoded by the coding sequence ATGGAATTCAATACAATCCCTGAAATTCTCGATGATGTAAGAGCGGGTAAAATCGTTATCCTGGTGGATGATGAGGATCGTGAAAACGAAGGTGATCTGATTCTGGCGACGGATCACGTAAATGCCCAGTCCATCAACTTCATGATTTCTGAGGCGCGTGGTTTGGTTTGTCTGTGCATGACTCCACAGCAAATGGATCGCCTGCAACTTCCTTTGATGGTGCGTGACGAGTACAACTATGCTCCGAACAAAACAGCCTTCACGGTTTCTATCGAGGCGGCAGAAGGAATCTCTACAGGTATTTCAGCGGCAGACCGCGCACACACGTGCAAAGTTGCGGCAAATCCTCACGCCAAACCTGCTGACGTTCATATGCCAGGTCATATTTTTCCGATTCGTGCTCAGCACGGTGGCGTACTAAAGCGTGCCGGTCACACGGAGGCCAGCGTGGATCTTGCGCGCATGGCGGGCTTGAATCCAGCTGCGGTTATTTGCGAGGTTATGAATGCAGACGGCAGCATGGCGCGCGTTCCTGACTTGAAGGAGTTTGCAAAAAAACACGGACTTAAAATCGGCACCATCGTGGATCTTATTGCATATCGCCTGGCCAATGAAACTCTGGTTGAAGAGCTGGCTAGCATTCCATTGCCGGCTTCTTTCGGCGAAGGCTATCAGGCTCGCGTATTCCGTTCCACAGTGGATGGACTTGAGCATCTGGTAATTCAAAAAGGCGAGATCGTAAAAGACGAGCCGGCGCTGATCCGTGTGCATGTCGACAACTTTACTCGTGACTTCATGTCCGTAGTACAAAGAGGTGCATCCTCTGTAGTTGAAAGTTTAAAAATGATTGAAGAGGCCGGCCGTGGTGCTTTTGTGCTTCTTCGTGGTAACAACCGTGTTCATGGTCTTACTCAGGAGTTGCAAGCTCTGGTTGGAATGGAGGATCTTCGTCCTTCCACTCCGCTGATGGACGAGCGTGATTACGGAATTGGCGCGCAAATTCTGCGCGAGATCGGTGCGAATAAAATCCGCCTGATCACTAACAAACCGGAGAAAAAAGTCGGTTTGAAGGCATTTGATTTGGAAATCGTTGAAATCGTAGCAATTGAAAATCTTAAAGGGGCTCAATAA